From a region of the Thermomicrobium roseum DSM 5159 genome:
- a CDS encoding aldehyde dehydrogenase family protein has translation MTTETGIRTYGLLIDGQFVPAASGETFPTYNPATNEVIGYVARASREDVDRAVRAARRAFDEGPWGRMTPNERARRLRRVAEILRERVDELARLETLNCGKIIVESRMDILSAANCFDYYANLTGQIWGETIPMNGPLLDYTVREPYGVCGQIIPWNFPILMAAWKLAPALAAGNTVVLKPASYTPITALILGQICLEAGIPEGVVNVVTGPGSEVGAAICEHPLVDKIAFTGETETGREILRLSAGTIKKVSLELGGKSPNIVFPDADLEEAVNGSLFAIFTNAGQRCTARTRLLLHESIHDQFMDLFLRKASALRIGDPLDERTQLGPLVSRRQCERVLSYVERAKAEGAALRLGGKRPDDPVLQRGNFVEPTIFDEVQPQMTIAREEVFGPVLAVIPFRTEDEAVEIANATIYGLAATIWTNDIKRAHRLAARIKAGNISINYPVVNPPEAPFGGFKQSGIGRELSRHALDLYTQVKNVVVGLSEQRFDWYGNWPPGR, from the coding sequence ATGACGACCGAAACCGGAATTCGCACCTACGGTCTGCTCATCGACGGCCAGTTCGTCCCCGCCGCGAGCGGTGAGACGTTCCCGACCTACAATCCGGCGACGAACGAGGTCATCGGCTACGTCGCCAGGGCGAGTCGGGAGGATGTCGACCGTGCGGTCCGCGCAGCCCGTCGTGCCTTCGACGAAGGCCCTTGGGGGCGTATGACGCCCAACGAGCGGGCCCGCCGCTTGCGCCGTGTCGCCGAGATCCTCCGTGAGCGCGTCGACGAACTCGCGCGTCTGGAGACGCTGAACTGCGGGAAGATCATCGTCGAGTCGCGGATGGACATCTTGTCTGCCGCCAACTGCTTCGACTATTACGCCAACCTGACAGGTCAGATCTGGGGCGAGACGATCCCGATGAACGGACCGCTCCTCGACTACACGGTTCGCGAACCGTACGGGGTGTGCGGACAGATCATTCCCTGGAACTTCCCCATCCTCATGGCCGCATGGAAACTGGCACCGGCACTCGCGGCCGGAAATACGGTCGTTCTCAAGCCTGCCAGCTATACCCCGATCACCGCGCTCATCCTGGGGCAGATCTGCCTCGAAGCCGGTATCCCTGAAGGCGTTGTCAACGTCGTGACGGGGCCGGGCAGCGAGGTCGGTGCCGCGATCTGCGAGCACCCGCTGGTCGACAAGATCGCCTTCACCGGCGAGACGGAGACCGGTCGCGAGATCTTGCGCCTGAGTGCGGGGACGATCAAGAAGGTTTCCCTCGAACTCGGTGGCAAGTCGCCGAACATCGTCTTCCCGGACGCCGACCTCGAAGAGGCGGTCAACGGCTCGCTGTTCGCTATCTTCACCAATGCGGGTCAGCGCTGCACGGCACGTACGCGTCTCCTGCTGCACGAGTCGATCCATGATCAGTTCATGGATCTCTTTCTGCGCAAGGCATCCGCTCTGCGGATCGGTGACCCGTTGGATGAGCGCACCCAGCTCGGTCCGTTGGTCTCGCGCCGACAGTGCGAGCGCGTCCTGAGCTATGTCGAGCGCGCCAAGGCGGAAGGGGCTGCGCTCCGCTTGGGTGGGAAGCGGCCGGACGACCCGGTGCTCCAGCGCGGGAACTTCGTCGAGCCGACGATTTTCGACGAGGTGCAGCCCCAGATGACGATCGCCCGCGAGGAAGTCTTCGGTCCGGTGCTCGCCGTCATTCCGTTCCGCACCGAGGACGAGGCGGTCGAGATCGCCAATGCGACGATCTACGGGCTCGCTGCCACGATCTGGACGAACGACATCAAGCGGGCACATCGCTTGGCGGCGCGGATCAAGGCCGGCAACATCAGCATCAACTATCCCGTCGTCAATCCACCGGAGGCCCCCTTCGGCGGCTTCAAGCAGAGCGGTATCGGGCGGGAACTGTCGCGGCACGCGCTCGACCTCTACACGCAGGTCAAGAATGTCGTCGTGGGGTTGAGCGAACAACGCTTCGACTGGTACGGAAACTGGCCACCTGGACGGTGA
- a CDS encoding YciI family protein, whose amino-acid sequence MLWAAVIRYGNPDKIKEVRPVHRQYLSALRERGKLWASGPFVDDSGALIIYQAESEEEARQLIEGDPFFAAGVFQDIQLKPWNIVFTPPAS is encoded by the coding sequence ATGCTCTGGGCGGCAGTGATCCGCTACGGGAACCCGGACAAGATCAAGGAAGTGCGTCCGGTTCACCGCCAGTACCTCAGCGCACTACGCGAGCGAGGCAAACTGTGGGCCTCGGGGCCGTTCGTCGATGACAGCGGCGCGCTCATCATCTATCAAGCCGAGAGCGAGGAGGAAGCCCGCCAGCTCATCGAGGGAGACCCCTTCTTCGCTGCCGGCGTCTTTCAGGATATCCAGCTCAAACCGTGGAATATCGTCTTCACACCGCCAGCCTCATGA
- the phoU gene encoding phosphate signaling complex protein PhoU, which produces MATRARLEFERDLQLLRQDLLNLGSMVEKAVERAVEALKRYDTKLAQEVIEHDRAIDERSYALEERALLLIATQQPMASDLRIIAATLFIIGELERIGDYAEGLAKIAIRLSAWPPLKPLIDIPRMAEIAIDMLRQALDAFIEMDLERCRTIWRRDDEVDGLYDQVYRELLTYMMSDPRTIERATLLLWAAHNLERIADRVTNICERIAFVITGDPRALVSPGEPDYPGEREAEHDVE; this is translated from the coding sequence ATGGCAACGCGTGCTCGCCTGGAATTCGAGCGTGACCTCCAGTTGCTCCGCCAGGACCTCTTGAATCTGGGTAGCATGGTGGAAAAGGCAGTCGAACGCGCGGTCGAGGCGCTCAAGCGCTATGACACGAAGTTGGCGCAGGAAGTGATCGAGCACGACCGCGCGATCGACGAACGGAGCTACGCGCTGGAGGAGCGTGCATTGCTGCTCATCGCGACCCAGCAACCGATGGCTTCCGATCTCCGGATCATCGCCGCGACCCTCTTCATCATCGGGGAACTGGAGCGCATCGGTGACTACGCAGAAGGGCTGGCCAAGATCGCTATCCGACTGAGTGCCTGGCCACCCCTCAAGCCCTTGATCGATATCCCACGGATGGCCGAGATCGCGATCGACATGCTGCGCCAAGCGCTCGATGCGTTCATCGAAATGGATCTCGAGCGCTGCCGCACCATCTGGCGCCGGGACGACGAGGTCGATGGACTTTACGATCAAGTCTACCGAGAACTCTTGACCTACATGATGAGCGACCCCCGCACGATCGAGCGGGCCACTCTGTTGCTTTGGGCAGCACACAATCTCGAGCGGATCGCTGATCGCGTGACCAATATCTGCGAGCGCATCGCCTTCGTCATCACCGGCGACCCCCGCGCGCTCGTCAGCCCGGGCGAACCGGATTATCCTGGAGAACGGGAGGCCGAGCACGACGTGGAGTGA